ttcgtcgtcctgtagcagctgtcaaaaaaggcagatgtgagcttggctcctcagcttctctctgagacactgcttgTTCATCGCAGCcacccgacctcgaggtatgtctttacaatctttaaaatctcactaaaacactattaaaacaataagcagataagtgatcttccagaattatcctagtaaatgtgtctaattacatctgaaacgctcacactgacgccgcccggagccatcgctttttttttcttttcttttttttctttctagtccttcactaccaatatcctaattcacgaatctttcatcctcactcaaatcaatggggaaattgtcgctttctcggtccgaattgctcttactgctggtggctcccattataaacaatgtgaatatgtgtggagccctgcaactcctgacgtcacgcgcacatacctccggtaaaggcaaggcttttctattagcgaccaaaagttgcgaactttatcgtccatgttctctactaaatccttttagcaaaaatatggcaacatcgcgaaatgatcaagtatgacacatggaatggacctgctattcctgtttaaaaaagaaaatctcatttcagtaggcctttaatgtaattTTGTACATTAGTATAATCAATTTtctgagattttttttataaatgaataaataattattttaatttaaaatgtatttaataacattttattaaACAATGTGTTGTGTGACAATTAACAAGTAATTAGTCACTGAGAGTGGAAAGCAGGGCTCTGTCTGACACGCTAGGTCCAAGGATGCAACATGAAGACCTTATTGCAGTTTTGAGGGTGATTTATTGTCCCTTTGagtaaaaatacaatacattacatTCAGATGGTTTGTGGTTCCTTTGCAGTCATTTTGCTGTTCTTTTGCGTTCCCTTTGCGGTCAACAGAAGTAACGGCACCCAGGTTCACACTCTCTCCAAACAAGCCAAAAAGTTCCCCCAAACAAGTGCAGGTGATATTCATTCAGCAATCATTCATCCCCACAAACACGCCGCCCACACACatgtagccacacccactatcccaggtgacaagtaggatagtgggtgtggctacatGTGTGTGGGAGGCATGTTTGTGGGGATGAATGATTGCTGAATAAATATCACCTGCACTTGTTTGGGGGAATTGTTTTGGCTTGTTTGGAGAGAGTGTGAACTTGGGTGCCGTTACTTCTGTTGACCGCAAAAGAACCACAAACCATCTGAATGTAAAATCCCTGCCTCTACGcaacacaacaatatttttcTACCATATATTTTAATCTGTTCAATACAATTTTCTAAttaggattttttaaattgtgtatcAATATTTTTACGGTGCCAGTAAATGGTCAAAATGTATCACTATAATTCTTATGTCATTGTGCTTGATATAATGTTTTGTATATTGAGTCCAACAATACATTTTAcgtttaatttttcaaaaataattccatttaatacaatattttaaataatgtttagttTTGTCTTCACGGTGTGCCACCTATTATGTATGCTGCAGCTACATAGACCACAGATATACTCGTAttgtaagtatttatttattttgtacatgatttaataaatttaaaaaataataacaatagagTGATGTGTTTCAAACATGTATAgtgggccaaaaaagtatttttccagccaccgattgtgcaagttctcccacttaaaaagatgacagaggtctgtaattttcatcataggtacacttcaactgtgagagacagaatgtgggaaaaaaatccgggaatccacattgtaggaattttaaaatatttatttgtaaattatggtggaaaataagtatttggtcgataacaaaaattcaactcaatactttgtaatataacctttgttggcaaagGTCAAATGATTACTAtgggtctttaccaggtttgcacacacagtagctggtattttggccatttcctctatgcagatcttctcgagagcagtgatgttttggggctgtcgccgagcaacacggactttcaactccctccacagattttctatgggattgaggtctggagactggctaggccactcacTTTcgaatgcttcttacggagccattctttcgttgcccgggcggtgtgtttgggatcattgtcatgctggaagacccagccacgtttcatcttcaaagctctcactgctggaaggaggttttggctcaaaatctcacgatacatttattctttccttaacacggatctgttgtcctgtccccttagcagaaaaacagccccaaagtatgatgtttccacccccatgcttcacagtaggtgtggtgttcttgggatgcaactcagtattcttcttcctccaaacacgacaagttgagtttataccaaaaagttctattttggtttcatctgaccacatgacattctcccaatcttctgctgtatcatccacatactctctggcaaacttcagacgggcctggacatgcactggcttaagcagggggacacgtctggcactgcaggatttgattccctgtcggtgtagtgtgttactgatggtaacctttgttactttggtcccagctctctgcaggtcattcaccaggtccccccgtgtggttctgggatttttgctcaccgttctcctgatcattttgaccccacgggatgagatcttgcgtggagccccagatcgagggagattatcagtggtcttgtatgtcttccattttctgataattgcccCCACAGTTGGTTTTTTCACactaagctgcttgcctattgtagattcactcttcccagtctggtgcaggtctacaattcttttccttgtgtcctttgacagctctttggttaggccatagtggagtttggattctgactgtttgaggctgtggacaggtgtcttttatacagataagttcaaacaggttccattaatacaggtaacgagtggaggacagaagagcttcttaaagaaaaaGTTAAAGGTCTGTGAGTGCCACAGATCTTCCATATTTGAATCgtccaaataatttttttccaccataatttacaaataaattattttaaattcctacaatgtgaattcctggattttttttcacattcttgtctcacagttgaagtgtacctatgatgaaaattacagacctctgtcatcattttaagtgggataatttgcacaatcgctggctgactaaatacttttttgccccactgtatacagttAAAGTTTTGCATTCTCTAACTTGTCCGAAAAGGATtaggaagaagcacagcttatttattcctaccaCTTTTTAGAAATAATTtcttaaacaataataaatagcaATACggttcacatccatccatccatttttctaccgcttgtccctttcggggtcgcatgaATATAGTAAAAGACTGTATGGTTCACATCATTTACTGAATATGTGATAAGATGATGTGTCATATAGACTGTAATGTTTCCTCATGTCCTGTAGGTGGCAGCAATGCACATTACAAGGTTTTGGACATCACCACACATGAAGTGAAGCTTTTGTACATTTTGgattttcagtgttttaaaacAGAGAAAAATCAGGACCTGATGTCCAAACCTCAtgacaaaacatgttttattgcTTGTATGACAAAGAGTTAATGCTTGCTAATACTTGACATGACTTATGTTTGCTAGATTATAGGTTTTGGTGTGGGTTTGCTGGAGGGCGTTGATCCTAACCCTGCAAACTTTGTCGGAGCTGGAGTGGTCCACACTAAATGTTCTCAGGTGGGATGTCTTCTCAGGCTGGAACCCAACGCACAAGCGCAGGTagatagaacacacacacacacacacacacacacgccagtgGAGTGTGTAACAACATGGCTTCTGTCCCCGTCAGATGTATCGTCTCACACTGAGGACCAGCAGGGACTCCGTGTCTCAGAGACTTTGTGATCTGCTCTCAGATCAGTTCTAGATGCCTCCGTGGTTCCTCTCTGTTCTTTGTACAGTGtaaagtcttttgtttttttaatgcaacgGAAATGAAATGTACTTTTGGCACATAGCTTCACTGCCTCCACTGCTACGCTCTTGGAAGCCCAGCACactagtgatatatatatatatatatatttttttttttttaacctttttgcaCTTTTGAAGGGCAGTATGACATCACACCCGAGACCTTTGCCATGGTGCCGCCTTTACACTCTTCTTCTACACACACTTTGTACTGTAGCTCACTCTGGTGCCTTtgtctcactgaaacactagcagcACAGTGCCTCACTACTTCTACCTGAATGCACACACTAAATATTTCTATTTTCACCGCCTTCACTCGCTCATTAAATGCTCCTCACTGCCTTAGGAGGtattttttttcaactgtttgaAAATAAAACCGTCTCCTCCTCAAGGCCAGGTCCGTCTGTTCTATACAATTACTGAAATACGTATCGTCTTAACCAGTGGTTTTCAatctttaaaaacaacatttggatTTCCAAGAACCTTCATACTTTTTTGAtcgtagacttagacaaactttaatgatccacaagggaaattgttccacacagtagctcagttacaatgatggaaagtgtaagaatggaaaggacaatgcaggtataaatagactatagtgatataaattatatacacaaTATTTACATCATATATGTACAGTTTCATATCTATTTATTTGAAAACGTTTTCAATCAagctttattgcagactccaacgtccagGTAGactattcagtctaagcctgggcccctggagagggggtccagactacgGCCAAcggaaaaaactcatagccacagcacacataagcatgtgtgtaagagggaaacatcaaagaacacaaaggacattaaaagagcaaagctgatgcaaccagccatttctatatACAgctacataaaaatatatataaaatttaaaaaaatgtatacactgtggtggcctctgcagtattccacgccatcatctgctggggtcgggggagcatggccagagacaggagcagacccaacaaagcaaccaagagagccactcGGCCGctcactaactctcggccagtgtccagtctgcatggatgagtgaggatgcgtccaaggagaccgaggtgtccgatacctgctcattcagccaagacactgtgaagcccgtccgtcccggcgctcagcaccagctccgcagctctgtctcttcatccgcgtctcctccagtctctccaaacggactctggtgtggcagagacccagcagctggtctccatggccaaaaggctcccgggaggcagatccagaagtccacaaaaaagcccCGCAGAAGTctcaaaagtgccaccccttgtcagacAGTCctaaagggtcccgaaccaaaagtaaaaacaaaaccgacatgaaaacaagaaggaaacaccaggaacacagaaggatgacacaagagcacagagctcctgccaccagcagccactacagcggcgacatcttgggaaaaaaaaaaattatccagtTGTTGGAGAATTtgtcagataggcaccagcgcccccaaagggaataagcggtagaaaatgcatgaatgGATGTTGCTACaacctccatttttgtttcaaaatGGCCTTTTAACATAGATTGCTTCCTTCACTTATTTTTCAAAAGGTTAGTTCTTTATGTTTAAGTAAATGTCTTTGTTTTCTCCCTGAAGTATTCCTTATTTTTTATCTGTAGAACTGGTTCCTGGCCAAGTGTTGCAACGACTGACTGTCACTCCACTGCAGTCATGCATTTCCTCCGAATTTTTCAGAAGTTGAACTTGCTGATCATTGCTGGTATCTGAAAGTTCAGTGATAGTGTTTAAGTGTGTTGAAGAGGAATGAAGTGCAGGAACAGAAGCAGTGAGTAGCATGGCTCCTTCTGAATCCATCTTCTCATCCTCAGTCAACACGTTCAGtcctaaaacacaacaaaaaaggtaaaaatgcACAACATTCTGAAACGGGATAAAAAAATATCTTGAAGCAGAACACAATAAGTGTAATGACTTAGTTTACCTGAGTTGGAGGTAAGAGTGAGTACTTGGTCTAAGAAGGATGTCTTTTCATCACGCTCTTTGGACactgaaacaacaacacaaagataATTACATTCCAATCACCTTAGTGAGGTAAGGAAACTAACATCCCAACAAggtattaattacatttaaataaataactaatgtaactttgattgattgtctTTTTGTCATGTCGAGTTTCTGTACCTTTTAGATATTGAGGTGTTATGTATAAAACACAACACAAGATGACCAGAATGAAGATACAGACTAATATGATAATCAGATGAACATCTGATCTTTTACCTGCACagaaaaacaaaagtcaaactcAAATCAACTTTTCAAAGTACATCATATCCAAAATAAGATCTAAATATGTACAACCACCATTTCACAGCCATCATTATTGATTATAATTACCCGGGAAGCAGTCCTTAGCGGTGAATGAAGCCGTTTCATTGGTCAGAGGGTTGCTGACATCACAACGATAAACTTGATCATCATCTTCATTCCTGACAGTTATTGTTAAATTTGGTCCAGTCTGCTCCTTTCCTGGTGAGCTCCACTTCAACTTTAATAAATGAGGATGTTTGGACTCTGTTGAGCACACAAGTGTCGCCTGCTTTGTGTCGCTCATCTCACAGGATATGTTGGGTTTGGATACTTTGTCTGTAAGAAAACAGAAGGATGGTCAACATGAGCTcagatgtttgtttgtttttggggtGGAGATTCATGTCGTGTTGAGTCGTGTTCACATTTGAGCTCAAATGTAACACAATCAACACTATTGTTAATGAACCTAGATTAGACAAGTTAATATTTATAGTGCTCAATATTTGTGTTAAAATATTTATGAAAGGAAAAGTAAACTTACCTATAACTTCAATTGTACGCTGGAAAGTATAAGGCTTGTTGTTTATGTTCATTTCTAGGAAATAGTCTCCACTGTCTTCATTTGTGGCGTTTTTGATGGTGAGTTCTGCAGAGACCCGGTCCAGAGTGATTCTGTTCTTGTATGAAGACTTCACAATGTCCTCCATGCCAGAAAAAAACACCACATAATTTTCATTATGTAGCCAGATTAATCTAATGGGTTGTTCAGAGATGGATGGCATGAAGTGTATGTCCTGACCCTTCAGGAAATATTTCACATCCTGTGCAGAAACTGTGAAAAGGACATAAACAGATTTAATGTGTATAAACACAGCATTATCTACTTTCCATGATTGTAATGAGAATAATTTCCATACCAGTTTGTGGAAATGATTAAGTTTAAAAACgccctgtatgttaatgttgatgATATGTTGAACTTTTATACATCAAGTTAGGGCTggtcgatatggccttttttaaatatctcgatattttgtaggccatatcacgatacacgatatatatctcaatattttgccttggatttgaatgaacacttgatacatatgttgccctctgtgttttaacattttgatttctatttactgttttaattggatcatatttattttatattggttttatttgtatttatttgtatttttcgtttttattcagtcattagtggagctcaggatagtatttgaatttaaatgtgctatataaataaggtggattggattggatataatcacagcagtatgatgattttatgtgtctacattaaaacattcttgttaatactacgttaataaatgctcattttaaacattcatgcagggaaggaaatcacaactaaggcaattgaccaaaactatatttattaaacagttattaagcagtggcacaaacgttcatgtcatttccaaaacagaaagtgcaggattgtcagaaacattttaagtgtcaaataaaaatgagctgcataataggaaatcataatattcgtccttcgctatgtggtaggttactacggacgttattaaattctattTTAATTTCTGTTGATGCAGAAATTTTTgtctcggcattttgatggtgtgggcgtgtggcaccgaacgaagatgttgacatgcgaagtaagcactcttcattttctagcaggtgacttttcaaatgatgctaaatattagcagtaatgctactttttgtagcaacgcttgtgccgcatgcttgacttattacggttgtctgttcgacatcttcccacttgaagtcaAACCCCCGCCAGACGCTGTACCCCCTGCTGTTTAACTTGGGAagtaagtcttccttcattcgcaccttctttctctcgtattaccactcgcacggctctgctagctaACATCATGGGTAACATTATAAGCTAGCATATGGGTAACGTTATAACGTTACCCATATGCTAGCTATAGCATATGGGTATAGCTATAGCTAGCATATGgcatcacattagtgccaaaaattcAAGCGCATAAagactgttatcgcgcgctgattctccacttcgtgcgcgcGCGGGACACACTTTTGCGCGCGTGCTGTCTTCGTTTTGtcactttgtgggcggttattcttacaCGGCCCCTCATTTGTGATTGGTCAGTTGAAAATAgctgagggccaatcagaagtatagcagggcgggtcatcgtcaatatgtatcaagataatacagctcttgtcgacaaacacattctaaaaagtccaaatttagtggagttgtggaaaatgtcaattgaattttatctaaaagtgtttgaagaaggtaatgtctcatctgttgagagaacatcagatagttaatgaagtgtcaagatcaatatctctcttttcattcacatacaaccagtccacagatgtcagtcaatgatggaaattatacttttaaatatgttttctttcctcacttgtctgttttaatataatatttttatttatttaatatttgtatatgtaaatattgaatgtatgccacaatacGTATGTGACATTTGAGGTGACGTGAACTTGGTTGAAAAAGACAAAACCTGGTGACTAATGCCTGTCATaacagcaactgcgtgagaacgtctactcgaatatcacgatatagtcattttctatatcgcacagagacaaagccgCGATATATCATGtgtatcgatgtatcgcccagccctacatcaagTGTTGTCAATGTTTTGGATACCATTGCTCCTGTCAAAGTTAGAATGGAGAAATGAAGATTTGGTCTGGGCACAGAAAAGGGATGCTGCAGAACTGAACGGAACTGGTGCAAGTCAAAGCTCCACAAGTCCATTATGAGAACAAGACTTTGTGTAGAACAATATTTAGTTTGGTAGCAGAACACACAACAGGTGCAACACAACACAACGTTAGATCTTCTTCCTATTTGTACAAAGtctacatttataaaaaaaaatataggaAGGGCAACATCAGAACTTACCTGCAGTGAAAGTCCACATGAAATAGACCAGAACATGTTGGTAGTCCATTGTAGACGATTCACATTCACCAATTTTACCAAACTAGTTTGCTGTCTTTTGATAGCTTTTCACTGAACACAGCAAATGTAAAAGTGAAAGCCAGATAACCTGCAATACCTGAGAGTCTTAAATATTGATTTTCAAAATACGAAGAGAATTCGTGGTATGTGTAGCTGTACACTTAATATTGTGCGCGTGTTTTTTATATGCATCCCTCAATAACCTGAGAGCCCTCAAAATGTTTCCATCCAATCGCAACCAGGACTTTGGTAATAGACTCGGCCAATCAGTGACTTGCTGGCTGGCGGACTGGCCaatgagaggagaggagaggtTAAGGGGCTGAAAGAGGAAGTTAACAAGGAGCGGATGTGGTTAGTGCGTGTGCTGTGTGCGCGCGCATCGTCTTCGAAATTGCACTTTGCTGGCGGTTATGTTTAGActtttgcttgattgattgattgatacttttattagtagattgcacagttcagttcatattccgtacaattgaccactaaatggtaacacccgaataagtttttcaacttgtttaagtcgggatccacgttaataaattcatggtaccGCTCTtattttctgattggtcaggtgaaaatagctgagggccaatcagaagtatagcagggcgggtcatcgtcaatatgtatcaagataatacagctcttgtcgacaaaaacattctaaaaagtccaaatttagtggagttgtggaaaatgtcattgaattttatctaaaattctttgaagaaggtaatgtctcatctgttgagagaacatcagaTAGTTAATGTGATTCATTtgttaattttctttcctctatctcaggggtgtcaaactcaaatacagagtgggccaaaatttaaaactgaacagagccacgggccaaggttgaacaaattaaccttttaatagggacccaaacaagttttgtattgaatattgaacaagcaaggcttgtataaagTTATAGTGACATGTCAAGTCgacattaaaaaatatcaatgacatatcaagtaaaatgtaaataaaaattgaatgcctcttttctaattGCAGCCTTTTAaattaaatatcaaaataaactttttccacaggctaataataaatttgcaaataaaataacaataacaaattaatcGAACAATCAAACCTTGTAGTATCAAGAGGAAGTTCACGAGTGAAACATACATTTTTGGTTGGGTGGTATATTGTGGTGTGGTGACTGGATTGTGCAACTGTGAGGTTGGAGTCGCAGATTCAACAGGATGAGGTCACAACGGAATTTCTGAATTTAAAGTTGGAGTGGAAACGTTCGTGCGGCGAGTTTTGTTAGATTTTTTCTCACGGTTTGTGCGCGTAGGAGGGACTTAACCTTTTCCGACATCAAAGGGTGATTGCAATGCATATTTGTTCAACAgaaataccttttacactgacgtgatataaacaacgttaaaatccttactaatatgtgccacactctgtgaacatacaccaaatacatttctgataaacatcgactctgtaacacattataaacgcaagataagaattacccataatgccaccgtgcagtactctgtgaagtgatcctaacggccggagcagagtCAGTCGgacagagcctgttgtgctgtgcgcatgcgtcgtctagcctgcgtttcaaaacactacattttcagagtaaagttgatgtaatatttttaggtttatctagtacaactattaaacatttaaatagtatgaggaaacataattaaaacttactcttcccccataattcatgtgttacgttaataaaatgtttaattttacttaagaaactctagttcttaccaggggcgtcactagacctaatactgtactggggcacacctggggcacaaataattcatgtgagcgtgcaaagcgcgcaagcaaaaacatttttagcacttatttatcataaaaaatacacagatagtgctttaaactatgatatcatatcagattatgttgtatggatctttgattaaccacctgaaattaactaatgcatttgacctacttgtgcacttttttactccagacttctaaactgctactgataaaagcaaaaaggaagagcaatgaatcttttggaaatatatattg
Above is a genomic segment from Nerophis ophidion isolate RoL-2023_Sa linkage group LG02, RoL_Noph_v1.0, whole genome shotgun sequence containing:
- the LOC133548216 gene encoding CD48 antigen-like, encoding MFWSISCGLSLQDIVKSSYKNRITLDRVSAELTIKNATNEDSGDYFLEMNINNKPYTFQRTIEVIDKVSKPNISCEMSDTKQATLVCSTESKHPHLLKLKWSSPGKEQTGPNLTITVRNEDDDQVYRCDVSNPLTNETASFTAKDCFPGKRSDVHLIIILVCIFILVILCCVLYITPQYLKVSKERDEKTSFLDQVLTLTSNSGLNVLTEDEKMDSEGAMLLTASVPALHSSSTHLNTITELSDTSNDQQVQLLKNSEEMHDCSGVTVSRCNTWPGTSSTDKK